The Edaphobacter flagellatus sequence GTCAAGATCGGAGCGTTCAACCTGACGCGCGTGGAGATCATGAGCGGCCTGACCGAGAAAGACATCGTCGCCACCAACGCCACCAGCAACCGCGATCTATCCAACGGACTGAACGTAAAGATCGTCGAATAGCTATGGCCATGTCGGGATCTTCACTCCGCGCATACCTTCCCCTTCTGTTCACGACAGTTCTCGCTGCAGGTTCGCTCCATGCCGATAGCACTGAGGCCGCCTCGCTGTTGAACCAGGGCCGCGTCGACGAAGCAGCAACTATCCTGCAGAAGTCTCTCGCCACGCAGCCGCACGATGCTGCGGCGCACGCGCTCCTGTGCCGCGCCTACTATGCGCAGGATATGGCGAACGCAGCCGTGCCCGAGTGCGAACGTGCCGCCAGCGACAATCCCTCCAACAGCAACTACCAGTTGTGGCTGGGACGCGCCTATGGCCTGAAGGCATCGCAGGCCAACATGATCAGCGCCTTCAGCATTGCAAAAAAAGTCGCCGCGGCCTTTGAGCGTGCCGTTGCACTCGATCCAAACAACGTCGCTGCGATGAGCGACCTCGGCCAGTTCTACGTCAATGCTCCCAGCATCGTCGGCGGCGGTCTGGACAAAGCCCAGGCACTCGCGCCACGCCTGCTGGCCCGGTCGCCCGTCAAAGGACATCGTCTGCTGGCGCAGATCGCGCAGAAGAAAAATGACGCCGCCACGGCCGAAGCAGAGTTCAAGAACGCGATCGCCGCAGGCAAATCTCCTGAAGCGTGGATCGATCTCGCCATCTTCTATCAGCACCACGCGCAAACGGACCAGACCGTCGCCGCCATTCAGAGCAGCATCGACGCCAATCGCACCAAAAATGCAGCCCTGTACGATGCGGCGAGCATTCTCATCGAAATGCACCGCCAGCCGGAGCTTGCTGAACGCTGCCTGCGCGACTATCTCGCCTCTTCCGCAAAGACCGATGACGCTCCTGCATTCAAGGCGCGCATGCTGCTCGGCGACCTGCTCAAACAACGCGGGAATATGCAGGCAGCACAGAACGAGTACGCCGCGGCCCTTGCCCTCGCCTCCAAATATTCACCTGCTCTCAAAGCCACGCAGGGAGCCTGACGTGAAAGGCGATACCATAAACAGGACCAGTACCGCAGGAGTCCCACGAAACGTATGACCTGTCTTCAAAGCCTTCTCGCCGCTGCCACGATCGCCGCGACGATGGCCGTGCCCGCAACCGCTCAGATCTCGCTGACAACCGCGGTCGATCTTGCCCTGAAGAACAGTCCGCGCGTGCTGGCCGCACAGGCCGAGGTCGATAAAGCGCGTTTCGTCCTCAACCAGACCAAGGATGTCTACATCCCCAGCTTCAGCCTGGGCTCAGGTCTGGGATACACCTATGGCTTCCCCTTCGGCGCTCCTTCCCTGTTCAGCGTCAACGCGCAGTCGCTTATCTTCGACCAGTCGCAGAAAAATTACATCCACGCCGCACGCGCTGGACTCGAGGCCGCCAACCACAGCCTCAACGATGTTCGTCAGCAGGTGATGGAAGACGCCGTCTCAACCTACATCGCCCTCGATGCCGATCAGGAGCGCATGAAAGCCGCACAGGAAGAATCAGGCTTTGCCTCCGAGCTGACCCGAATCGTGCAGCAGCGCCTGGATGCAGGTCAGGACTCGAAGATGGAGTTGACGCGCTCTAAACTGACGGCAGCGAACCTTCGTCTGCGGCAGATTCAGCTTGAAGACGATGCCAGCAATCAGCGCGACCATCTCGCCCGTCTCACCGGCCTGCCTGCCGATGGGCTGGCTACCGTTCACGACAGCATCCCGGTGCTCCAGCTGACCGGCAATGCTCCCGTCCCCGACACGCAATTGCCGGAATCGGTACAGGCCGCCTACTCTGCTGCCCACTCCAAGCTGCAGAGCGCTTTTGGCGATATGCGAAAGATGTACCGTCCGCAGATCGGCCTTGGCATGCAATACAGCCGGCTTGCCAGCTTCAATAACTATGCGGACTACTACAAGCCCGGCAGCTTCAACAACTACAACAACATTCAGCTCGGCATGCAGTTCAATCTGCCCATCTTCGACATGACCAAACGCTCCAAGAGTCGTGAATCGATGGCCGACGCGCAGCACAGCATACATCTGGCCGATCAGGCTCGCGATCAGTTCCTCGAAGGCCGTCACAAAATGGGAAACGCGGTCCGCGAGCTGCAGGCACGTGCCGAGGTCGCTCAGCTGGAGCGCGAGCTCGCCCTCAACCAGATCGATGTCGTTCGCGTTCAGCTGCATGGAGGCAGCCCGAACGGCCAACCGGCAACCCCCAAGGAAGAACAGAACGCCCTCATTCAGGAGCGCGCCCGTTATCTGGACTTCCTCGAAGCAGACCTCCAGCTCCGGCAGACAGAAATTAATTTGATGCGCTTTAACGGCGGACTCGAAGATTGGCTAAAATCAGCAGCGCGTACTCAGGCCCCGGATGCATTGAAGCCGGATGCACCGCAGCCGCAATAAGCCGGAGCTCTGCCATGAACTACTGGAAGACCATCCTGACCGCTGTTCTCCTTCTAATCCTCGTGGCCGTAGCAGCCGGTGTCGTCCGCGACTGGCGCGTCGCCGCCGACTTCCCTGCCATTCGCGCCCAATCCTCCGAGGCCGATGTGCTCCAGCTGATGGGCGAGCCAAAGCAAGTACAAAAGTCCTGCTCCGTCTTCGATACCGTCGTCACCCCTGCCTGCGACCACGTTTTTATCTACCGCTCTATCTTTTCTCCGGTCGAAAGTAAGTACTGGCTGGTCTTCTTCGATGAAAACAGCCGGGTTACGGCCACATCGAGCCAGATGGAACCATAGCCGGAAACCCTCATTTCACCTCCCCAATCGCCGTAACTGAATGGTAAAATTGAGGGTACTGACCATGCCGCTTAAGACACTGTTCCTGAACCCGCCCTCCTTCGAAAATTTTGACGGCGGCGCCAGCTCCCGTTGGCCCGCAACTCGCGAGATCGAGTCCTACTGGTACCCCGTCTGGCTCGCTTATCCCGCCGGCATGCTCGAAGGCTCGCGCCTGCTCGATGCTCCGCCGCACCA is a genomic window containing:
- a CDS encoding tetratricopeptide repeat protein, with the protein product MSGSSLRAYLPLLFTTVLAAGSLHADSTEAASLLNQGRVDEAATILQKSLATQPHDAAAHALLCRAYYAQDMANAAVPECERAASDNPSNSNYQLWLGRAYGLKASQANMISAFSIAKKVAAAFERAVALDPNNVAAMSDLGQFYVNAPSIVGGGLDKAQALAPRLLARSPVKGHRLLAQIAQKKNDAATAEAEFKNAIAAGKSPEAWIDLAIFYQHHAQTDQTVAAIQSSIDANRTKNAALYDAASILIEMHRQPELAERCLRDYLASSAKTDDAPAFKARMLLGDLLKQRGNMQAAQNEYAAALALASKYSPALKATQGA
- a CDS encoding TolC family protein, with protein sequence MTCLQSLLAAATIAATMAVPATAQISLTTAVDLALKNSPRVLAAQAEVDKARFVLNQTKDVYIPSFSLGSGLGYTYGFPFGAPSLFSVNAQSLIFDQSQKNYIHAARAGLEAANHSLNDVRQQVMEDAVSTYIALDADQERMKAAQEESGFASELTRIVQQRLDAGQDSKMELTRSKLTAANLRLRQIQLEDDASNQRDHLARLTGLPADGLATVHDSIPVLQLTGNAPVPDTQLPESVQAAYSAAHSKLQSAFGDMRKMYRPQIGLGMQYSRLASFNNYADYYKPGSFNNYNNIQLGMQFNLPIFDMTKRSKSRESMADAQHSIHLADQARDQFLEGRHKMGNAVRELQARAEVAQLERELALNQIDVVRVQLHGGSPNGQPATPKEEQNALIQERARYLDFLEADLQLRQTEINLMRFNGGLEDWLKSAARTQAPDALKPDAPQPQ